A genomic window from Massilia sp. METH4 includes:
- a CDS encoding class I SAM-dependent methyltransferase: MNMQSPSDDKPILIFPAGMPRSLDYLARCQREGRHAIGSSSLAYDVAKPLYPEWAHLPFVNAADFPAELAALIEARGIAGIYTPNPVVWSFLNEHLPSISPGVKLLNAWPVSEELAGYVAAEERAGELAANGLALAHDHVEQPAMHPRALAALFRHANVIPGMSDNEKIGALYEIARRCPPGDLVEIGTAFGKSAFVLANLARHYRLGKLLCIDPWQPEFVVQNDDGGLVDSCREKYDYDQALRVFEINLLPYSDGDVNYLRMPSFEAVELYRAGTPVESPTFGQTRYQGGIALLHVDGNHSYESASQDVRQWSEFIVPGGWLVVDDYVWPYGDGPQRAGDDFLREHAARIASAFVIGTALFVQLAVPA; the protein is encoded by the coding sequence ATGAACATGCAATCCCCGTCCGACGACAAGCCCATCCTCATTTTCCCGGCCGGCATGCCCCGTTCGCTCGACTATCTGGCCCGTTGCCAGCGCGAGGGCCGGCACGCGATCGGCTCGTCGTCGCTCGCCTATGACGTGGCCAAGCCCCTGTATCCCGAATGGGCGCACCTGCCCTTCGTGAACGCCGCCGACTTTCCGGCCGAACTGGCCGCGCTCATCGAAGCGCGCGGCATCGCGGGGATCTACACGCCGAACCCGGTCGTGTGGAGCTTCCTGAACGAGCACCTGCCCAGCATCAGCCCTGGAGTGAAACTGCTCAATGCCTGGCCCGTCTCGGAAGAGCTGGCCGGCTACGTGGCGGCGGAAGAACGCGCCGGCGAGCTGGCGGCGAACGGCCTCGCGCTCGCGCACGATCACGTCGAGCAGCCTGCCATGCACCCGCGCGCGCTGGCCGCGCTGTTCCGCCATGCCAACGTGATCCCCGGCATGAGCGACAACGAGAAGATCGGCGCGCTGTACGAAATCGCGCGCCGCTGCCCGCCTGGCGACCTCGTGGAAATCGGCACCGCTTTCGGCAAGTCGGCCTTCGTGCTCGCGAACCTGGCGCGCCACTACCGGCTCGGCAAGTTGCTCTGCATCGACCCGTGGCAACCGGAGTTCGTGGTGCAGAACGATGACGGCGGGCTGGTCGACAGCTGCCGCGAAAAGTACGACTACGACCAGGCCTTGCGGGTGTTCGAGATCAACCTGCTGCCGTACAGCGATGGCGACGTCAACTACCTGCGCATGCCCTCGTTCGAAGCGGTGGAACTGTACCGTGCCGGCACCCCCGTCGAGTCGCCCACCTTCGGCCAGACGCGCTACCAGGGCGGCATCGCGCTGCTGCATGTCGATGGCAACCACAGCTACGAGTCGGCGAGCCAGGACGTGCGCCAGTGGTCCGAATTCATCGTGCCGGGCGGCTGGCTGGTGGTGGACGACTATGTGTGGCCCTATGGCGACGGCCCGCAGCGCGCCGGCGACGACTTCCTGCGCGAGCACGCCGCGCGCATCGCCAGCGCGTTCGTCATCGGCACCGCACTGTTCGTGCAACTGGCCGTGCCGGCCTGA
- a CDS encoding tetratricopeptide repeat protein, with protein MTTSETQLDDPTLSAAIAHHQAGRLDEAESAYREVLARRPYHPLANHNLGMLMWQQERAAEGLPYLRQAWSVNPDEGQFWLSYAEGLLRAGKPAEARDLLAGAQARGLDGPQLHALQARVASELATRPAPEDTQAVAQLFGAGDYAGAEAAVRALIGRYPTSGMLWGMLGTILQVQGKEALAVLEEAARLSPDDAENLVGLGNAQQGAQQYVAAIATYRRALALAPDLPEAWCNLGSAQVASDDLEAAVDSFRQACRLRHDYLLAYLNLGSCEAALERLEDAAKTYRHALALAPDDLDIASTLANVLGALGRHAEAADLYRSVLDKASHDPVAWLRHGHGQRNLENMDEAAEAYRRAEALCGDHVDLLVEIGVGLQFVGAPDDAKRVYQRLLELDPNQAIIQGNLGVIYEGEKDYDQACVHYRAAIAADPTFVDAHQNLGTCLTHMLRPAEALEQFRRVLELQPGHKGAMLSMSAVLAEQGLLAEAIANSRAALEILPGNLELTGNLLFCLSHSDNVSAEELAAEHFRFGSHAEGIAWEEHPNDRNPDRVIRLGFVSGDFNNHALHNFFSPILERLRHSDRVRLYAYYNNELEDPVTEELRPFFSTWHCVPKMSDEALAALIRKDGIDVLIDLSGHTNRNRLGVFARKPAPVQATWIGYPGTTGLKAMDYILHDRHTLLPEMAPQFTERFAYLPSCAVFRPRNDLPPVNPLPAATNGYITYGSFNRINKLRRPVIALWSKLLRAQPTSRLMLAGLPTDGNYGHLPEWFTEEGIDLARIDFQPRVSLYEYAFLHHKVDLCLDTFPYTGGTTTLQSLWMGIPLLTLAGPTLAGRSSAGVLEQLNLHAFVADSEDTFVERGLAVTARLDLLADLRQHMRALLSLAPMSRPDVVATALEGAVRHMWHRWCAGEQPETFEIEYEITPATNAEVHAAELARAL; from the coding sequence ATGACCACCTCCGAAACCCAACTGGACGACCCCACCCTTTCCGCCGCCATCGCGCACCACCAGGCGGGACGCCTCGACGAGGCCGAGAGCGCCTACCGGGAAGTGCTGGCGCGCCGCCCGTATCACCCGCTGGCGAACCACAACCTGGGCATGCTGATGTGGCAGCAGGAGCGCGCCGCCGAAGGCTTGCCGTACCTGCGCCAGGCTTGGTCCGTGAATCCGGACGAAGGTCAGTTCTGGCTGTCCTACGCCGAAGGCTTGCTGCGTGCCGGCAAGCCCGCCGAAGCGCGCGACCTGCTGGCAGGCGCGCAGGCGCGCGGCCTGGACGGCCCACAGCTGCACGCATTGCAGGCACGTGTCGCCAGCGAACTGGCGACGCGGCCCGCACCGGAAGACACGCAAGCCGTCGCGCAATTGTTCGGTGCGGGCGACTACGCCGGCGCCGAAGCGGCGGTACGCGCACTGATCGGGCGTTATCCCACCTCCGGCATGTTATGGGGCATGCTCGGCACCATCTTGCAGGTCCAGGGCAAGGAAGCGCTGGCCGTGCTGGAAGAGGCGGCCCGGCTGTCGCCGGACGATGCGGAAAACCTCGTCGGCCTCGGCAATGCGCAACAGGGTGCCCAGCAGTACGTCGCCGCCATCGCGACTTACCGGCGCGCGCTGGCACTGGCGCCCGACTTGCCGGAAGCGTGGTGCAATCTCGGCAGCGCCCAGGTGGCCAGCGACGACCTGGAAGCGGCTGTCGACAGCTTCCGCCAGGCTTGCCGGCTGCGGCACGATTACCTGTTGGCCTACCTGAATCTCGGCAGTTGCGAAGCGGCGCTGGAGCGCCTGGAGGATGCCGCAAAAACGTACCGGCATGCATTGGCGCTGGCACCCGACGACCTCGACATCGCCAGTACGCTTGCCAACGTCCTGGGAGCGCTGGGCCGGCATGCCGAGGCTGCCGACCTGTACCGGTCGGTGCTCGACAAGGCTTCCCACGACCCGGTGGCGTGGCTGCGGCATGGCCACGGCCAGCGCAACCTGGAGAACATGGACGAAGCGGCCGAAGCCTACCGCCGCGCCGAGGCGCTGTGCGGCGACCATGTGGACCTGCTGGTCGAGATCGGTGTCGGCTTGCAGTTCGTCGGCGCGCCGGACGATGCAAAGCGCGTCTACCAGCGCCTGCTGGAACTCGACCCCAACCAGGCCATCATCCAGGGCAATCTCGGCGTGATCTACGAAGGCGAGAAGGATTACGACCAGGCCTGCGTGCATTACCGCGCGGCGATCGCGGCCGACCCCACGTTTGTCGACGCGCACCAGAACCTGGGCACTTGCCTGACCCACATGCTGCGGCCGGCCGAAGCGCTGGAGCAGTTCCGCCGGGTGCTGGAACTGCAGCCCGGCCACAAGGGGGCAATGCTCAGCATGTCCGCCGTGCTGGCCGAGCAGGGCTTGCTGGCGGAAGCGATCGCCAACAGCCGCGCCGCGCTGGAAATATTGCCGGGTAACCTGGAGCTGACCGGCAACCTGCTGTTTTGCCTGTCGCATTCGGACAATGTTTCCGCCGAAGAGCTCGCGGCCGAGCATTTCCGCTTCGGGTCGCACGCCGAGGGAATCGCCTGGGAAGAGCACCCGAACGACCGGAATCCCGACCGTGTGATACGGCTGGGCTTTGTCTCGGGCGACTTCAACAACCACGCCTTGCACAACTTCTTTTCGCCGATCCTGGAACGGCTGCGCCATTCCGACCGCGTGCGCCTCTATGCCTACTACAACAATGAGCTGGAAGACCCGGTAACGGAGGAGTTGCGGCCATTCTTCAGCACCTGGCATTGCGTGCCGAAGATGAGCGATGAGGCGCTCGCCGCGCTGATCCGCAAGGACGGTATCGATGTGCTGATCGACCTGTCCGGCCACACCAACCGCAACCGGCTCGGTGTGTTCGCCCGCAAGCCGGCGCCGGTGCAGGCGACCTGGATCGGCTACCCGGGCACGACCGGGCTGAAGGCCATGGACTATATTCTGCACGATCGCCATACCCTGCTGCCGGAGATGGCGCCGCAGTTCACCGAACGCTTTGCCTACCTGCCCTCGTGCGCCGTGTTCCGGCCCAGGAACGACCTGCCGCCGGTCAATCCGCTGCCGGCGGCCACGAATGGCTATATCACGTACGGCAGTTTCAACCGCATCAACAAGTTGCGCCGGCCGGTCATTGCGCTGTGGTCGAAGCTGCTGCGCGCCCAGCCGACCTCGCGCCTGATGCTGGCCGGCCTGCCGACGGACGGCAACTACGGCCACTTGCCGGAGTGGTTCACCGAAGAGGGCATCGACCTGGCGCGCATCGATTTCCAGCCCCGCGTGTCCCTGTACGAATACGCATTCCTGCATCACAAGGTGGACCTGTGCCTGGATACCTTCCCGTACACCGGCGGCACCACCACGCTGCAATCGTTATGGATGGGCATTCCCCTGCTGACCCTGGCCGGCCCGACGCTGGCGGGGCGCAGCTCGGCCGGCGTGCTCGAGCAGTTGAACCTGCACGCTTTCGTGGCCGACAGCGAAGACACCTTCGTGGAACGCGGCCTGGCGGTAACGGCCCGCCTGGACCTGCTGGCCGACCTGCGCCAGCACATGCGCGCCCTCCTCAGCCTGGCGCCCATGAGCCGGCCGGACGTGGTGGCGACCGCGCTGGAAGGTGCGGTGCGCCATATGTGGCACCGCTGGTGCGCCGGCGAGCAGCCGGAGACGTTCGAGATCGAGTACGAGATCACCCCGGCCACCAACGCGGAGGTGCATGCCGCCGAGCTGGCGCGCGCGCTCTGA
- a CDS encoding flagellin, translating to MLSLHTNNAALSAQNALSRTQNSLSTSMTRLSTGYRINSSMDDAAGLQIATRLKAQTSGMAVAMTNTQNSKSLLQTADGAFDEVTNMLVRMKDLATQAADASSSADDKTAMQSEFDALGKELNNVLQNTKFGGTSLLVGGTLASSMTFQIGASASEQMTFDASTQLTALTTAVGSATAKYAAPTGTTAGTELTAAASTAITNLTTAIDKVSAVRSSIGAAANRLDHVNANLGNISTNTKAATGRIMDVDFATESANMTSNQMLLQAGTAMLKQSNSMSSMVMSLLQ from the coding sequence ATGCTGAGCCTGCACACCAACAACGCCGCCCTGTCCGCCCAGAACGCCCTGTCGCGCACGCAGAACAGCCTGTCGACGTCGATGACGCGCCTGTCTACCGGCTACCGCATCAACTCGTCGATGGACGACGCGGCCGGCCTGCAGATCGCAACCCGCCTGAAAGCGCAAACGAGCGGCATGGCTGTCGCCATGACCAACACCCAGAACAGCAAGTCGCTGCTGCAGACCGCCGACGGCGCGTTCGACGAAGTGACCAATATGCTGGTGCGCATGAAGGACCTGGCCACGCAAGCGGCCGATGCATCGTCCAGCGCCGACGACAAGACGGCCATGCAGTCGGAATTCGACGCACTGGGCAAGGAACTGAACAACGTCCTGCAGAACACCAAGTTCGGCGGTACCTCGCTGCTGGTGGGCGGCACGCTGGCTTCGTCGATGACGTTCCAGATCGGCGCCAGCGCCAGCGAACAGATGACGTTCGACGCCAGCACGCAGCTGACCGCCCTGACCACGGCTGTCGGCAGCGCCACCGCCAAGTACGCAGCACCGACCGGCACCACGGCCGGCACGGAACTGACGGCTGCCGCCAGCACCGCCATCACGAACCTGACGACCGCCATCGACAAGGTCAGCGCCGTGCGCTCCTCGATCGGTGCCGCCGCCAACCGCCTGGATCACGTGAACGCCAACCTGGGCAACATCAGCACCAACACCAAGGCCGCCACCGGCCGCATCATGGATGTCGACTTCGCCACCGAAAGCGCGAACATGACGTCGAACCAGATGCTGCTGCAAGCTGGCACCGCCATGCTGAAGCAGTCCAACAGCATGTCCTCGATGGTCATGTCGCTGCTGCAGTAA
- a CDS encoding flagellin, with the protein MLSLHTNNAALSAQNALSRTQNSLSTSMTRLSTGYRINSSMDDAAGLQIATRLKAQTSGMAVAMTNTQNSKSLLQTADGAFDEVTNMLVRMKDLATQAADASSSADDKTAMQSEFDALGKELNNILKNTKFGGTTLLDGGTLGASMTFQIGASASEQMTFDASIQLTALTTAVSTATSKYTAPTSTTAGTELTGAATTAITNLTTAIDKVSAVRSSIGAAANRLDHVNANLGNISTNTKAATGRIMDVDFATESANMTSNQMLLQAGTAMLKQSNSMSSMVMSLLQ; encoded by the coding sequence ATGCTGAGCCTTCACACCAACAACGCCGCGCTGTCCGCACAAAACGCCCTGTCGCGCACCCAGAACAGCCTGTCGACGTCGATGACCCGCCTGTCCACCGGCTACCGCATCAACTCGTCGATGGACGACGCCGCCGGCCTGCAGATCGCTACCCGCCTGAAAGCGCAAACGAGCGGCATGGCTGTCGCCATGACCAACACCCAGAACAGCAAGTCGCTGCTGCAGACCGCCGACGGCGCGTTCGACGAAGTGACCAACATGCTGGTGCGCATGAAGGACCTGGCCACGCAGGCTGCCGACGCATCGTCCAGCGCCGACGACAAGACGGCCATGCAGTCGGAATTCGACGCGCTGGGCAAGGAACTGAACAACATCCTGAAGAACACCAAGTTCGGCGGCACCACGCTGCTGGACGGCGGCACGCTGGGTGCGTCGATGACGTTCCAGATCGGCGCCAGCGCCAGCGAGCAGATGACGTTCGACGCGAGCATCCAGCTGACCGCCCTGACCACGGCCGTCAGCACCGCCACCTCCAAGTACACGGCGCCGACCAGCACCACGGCCGGCACCGAACTGACGGGCGCCGCCACGACCGCGATCACGAACCTGACGACCGCCATCGACAAGGTCAGCGCCGTGCGCTCCTCGATCGGTGCCGCCGCCAACCGCCTGGATCACGTGAACGCCAACCTGGGCAACATCAGCACCAACACCAAGGCCGCGACCGGCCGCATCATGGACGTCGACTTCGCCACCGAAAGCGCGAACATGACGTCGAACCAGATGCTGCTGCAGGCCGGCACCGCCATGCTGAAGCAGTCGAACAGCATGTCCTCGATGGTCATGTCGCTGCTGCAGTAA
- a CDS encoding flagellin, producing MLSLHTNNASLSAQNALSRTQDSLSTSMTRLSTGYRINSSMDDAAGLQIATRLKAQTSGMAVAMTNTQNSKSLLQTADGAFDEVTNMLVRMKDLATQAADASSSADDKTAMQSEFDALGKELNNVLNNTKFGGSSLLVGGKLASSMTFQIGASASEQMTFDASTQLTALTTAVGSATAKYAAPTGTTAGTELTAAASTAITNLTTAIDKVSAVRSSIGAAANRLDHVNANLGNISTNTKAATGRIMDVDFATESANMTSNQMLLQAGTAMLKQSNSMSSMVMSLLQ from the coding sequence ATGCTGAGCCTTCACACCAACAACGCCTCCCTGTCCGCCCAGAACGCCCTGTCGCGTACCCAAGACAGCCTGTCGACGTCGATGACGCGCCTGTCCACTGGCTACCGCATCAACTCGTCGATGGACGACGCCGCCGGCCTGCAGATCGCTACCCGCCTGAAAGCGCAAACGAGCGGCATGGCTGTCGCCATGACCAACACCCAGAACAGCAAGTCGCTGCTGCAAACCGCCGACGGCGCGTTCGACGAAGTGACCAACATGCTGGTGCGCATGAAGGACCTGGCCACGCAAGCGGCCGACGCATCGTCCAGCGCCGACGACAAGACCGCCATGCAGTCGGAATTCGACGCACTGGGCAAGGAACTGAACAACGTCCTGAACAACACCAAGTTCGGTGGCTCGTCGCTGCTCGTCGGCGGCAAGCTGGCTTCCTCGATGACGTTCCAGATCGGCGCCAGCGCCAGCGAGCAGATGACGTTCGACGCCAGCACCCAGCTGACCGCCCTGACCACGGCCGTCGGCAGCGCCACCGCCAAGTACGCAGCACCGACCGGCACCACGGCCGGCACGGAACTGACGGCTGCCGCCAGCACCGCCATCACGAACCTGACGACCGCCATCGACAAGGTCAGCGCCGTGCGCTCCTCGATCGGTGCCGCCGCCAACCGCCTGGATCACGTGAACGCCAACCTGGGCAACATCAGCACCAACACCAAGGCCGCCACCGGCCGCATCATGGACGTCGACTTCGCCACCGAGAGCGCCAACATGACGTCGAACCAGATGCTGCTGCAAGCCGGCACCGCCATGCTGAAGCAGTCCAACAGCATGTCCTCGATGGTCATGTCCCTGCTGCAGTAA
- a CDS encoding flagellin, which yields MLSLHTNNAALSAQNALSRTQNSLSTSMTRLSTGYRINSSMDDAAGLQIATRLKAQTSGMAIAMTNTQNSKSLLQTADGAFDEVTNMLVRMKDLATQAADASSSADDKTAMQSEFDALGKELNNVLQNTKFGGTSLLVGGTLASSMTFQIGASASEQMTFDASTQLTALTTAVGSATAKYAAPTGTAAGTELTAAASTAITNLTTAIDKVSAVRSSIGAAANRLDHVNANLGNISTNTKAATGRIMDVDFATESANMTSNQMLLQAGTAMLKQSNSMSSMVMSLLQ from the coding sequence ATGCTGAGCCTGCACACCAACAACGCCGCCCTGTCCGCCCAGAACGCCCTGTCGCGCACCCAGAACAGCCTGTCGACGTCGATGACGCGCCTGTCCACCGGCTACCGCATCAACTCGTCGATGGACGACGCCGCCGGCCTGCAGATCGCTACCCGCCTGAAAGCGCAAACGAGCGGCATGGCTATCGCCATGACCAACACCCAGAACAGCAAGTCGCTGCTGCAGACCGCCGACGGCGCGTTCGACGAAGTGACCAATATGCTGGTGCGCATGAAGGACCTGGCCACGCAAGCGGCCGACGCATCGTCCAGCGCCGACGACAAGACGGCCATGCAGTCGGAATTCGACGCACTGGGCAAGGAACTGAACAACGTCCTGCAGAACACCAAGTTCGGCGGTACCTCGCTGCTGGTGGGCGGCACGCTGGCTTCGTCGATGACGTTCCAGATCGGCGCCAGCGCCAGCGAGCAGATGACGTTCGACGCGAGCACCCAGCTGACCGCCCTGACCACGGCTGTCGGCAGCGCCACCGCCAAGTACGCAGCACCGACCGGCACCGCCGCCGGCACGGAACTGACGGCTGCCGCCAGCACCGCCATCACGAACCTGACGACCGCCATCGACAAGGTCAGCGCCGTGCGCTCCTCGATCGGTGCCGCCGCCAACCGCCTGGACCACGTGAACGCCAACCTGGGCAACATCAGCACCAACACCAAGGCCGCCACCGGCCGCATCATGGACGTCGACTTCGCCACCGAAAGCGCCAACATGACGTCGAACCAGATGCTGCTGCAGGCCGGCACCGCCATGCTGAAGCAGTCGAACAGCATGTCCTCGATGGTCATGTCGCTGCTGCAGTAA
- a CDS encoding flagellin, translated as MLSLHTNNAALSAQNALSRTQNSLSTSMTRLSTGYRINSSMDDAAGLQIATRLKAQTSGMAVAMTNTQNSKSLLQTADGAFDEVTNMLVRMKDLATQAADASSSADDKTAMQSEFDALGKELSNVLNNTKFGGTNLLVGGTLASSMTFQIGASASEQMTFDASAQLTALTSAVSTATAKYATPAGSGTELTSAATTAITNLTTAIDKVSAVRSSIGAAANRLDHVNANLGNISTNTKAATGRIMDVDFATESANMTSNQMLLQAGTAMLKQSNSMSSMVMSLLQ; from the coding sequence ATGCTGAGCCTTCACACCAACAACGCCGCGCTGTCCGCACAAAACGCCCTGTCGCGCACCCAGAACAGCCTGTCGACGTCGATGACCCGCCTGTCCACCGGCTACCGCATCAACTCGTCGATGGACGACGCCGCCGGCCTGCAGATCGCTACCCGCCTGAAAGCGCAAACGAGCGGCATGGCTGTGGCCATGACCAACACCCAGAACAGCAAGTCGCTGCTGCAGACCGCCGACGGCGCGTTCGACGAAGTAACCAACATGCTGGTGCGCATGAAGGACCTGGCCACGCAGGCTGCCGACGCATCGTCGAGCGCCGACGACAAGACCGCCATGCAGTCGGAATTCGACGCACTGGGCAAGGAACTGAGCAACGTCCTGAACAACACCAAGTTCGGCGGCACGAACCTGCTGGTGGGCGGCACGCTGGCTTCGTCGATGACGTTCCAGATCGGCGCCAGCGCCAGCGAACAGATGACGTTCGACGCCAGCGCCCAGCTGACCGCCCTGACGTCGGCTGTCAGCACCGCCACCGCCAAGTACGCCACGCCGGCCGGTTCGGGTACCGAACTGACCTCCGCCGCAACGACCGCGATCACCAACCTGACGACCGCCATCGACAAGGTCAGCGCCGTGCGCTCCTCGATCGGTGCCGCCGCCAACCGCCTGGATCACGTGAACGCCAACCTGGGCAACATCAGCACCAACACCAAGGCCGCTACCGGCCGCATCATGGACGTCGACTTCGCCACCGAAAGCGCCAACATGACGTCGAACCAGATGCTGCTGCAAGCCGGCACCGCGATGCTGAAGCAGTCCAACAGCATGTCCTCGATGGTCATGTCCCTGCTGCAGTAA
- the flhA gene encoding flagellar biosynthesis protein FlhA — MNFLNSLVAELRRHKFATPLFVMSILAMIILPLPPILLDVLFTFNIVLALVVILVSVQAKRPLDFSVFPTVILATTMLRLTLNVASTRVVLLHGHEGTHAAGRVVEAFGNVVIGGNFVVGLVVFVILMIINFAVVTKGAERISEVSARFTLDALPGKQMAIDADLNAGLINQEKAQVRRKEVAMEADFYGAMDGASKFVRGDAVASILILIINLVGGVAIGSIMQGMSFGDAFRQYALLTIGDGLVAQIPALLLSAAAAIIVTRVSDAGDFEEQVGTQLLANPSVLYSAAGLMIILGIVPGMPWLPFLSFAGALGYVGWRMQQRGVAPPDTRQIEAIEAVLREDKTPELEWQSLPVVQPLQVLLGYKLVGMVDKAQGEVLTKRVRGVRQSLSEAMGMVLPNIGVRDDLALKPSQYSVVLGGAVIAQAEVFPDRLMAIPSPNLYGQIDGIPGVEPAYGMPVVWIEPGDKAQALGLGYQVVEAPSAIATHLSKLIREYLPELFRHDDVAALMERLNALAPKLGSALDKSLSHTQLLRVFRVLLAENVSLKDIVPIATTLLDSAETTKDPILLAAEVRCALRRQIVSALFGQRKELLAFNLGGELENMLLGSLNQARQSGKVVLDNYPIDPHLLAQLQVNMPVAREQMKQQGTPPLLLVLPQIRPLLARYARLFAPGLHVLSYNEVPENREVSIIGTVG; from the coding sequence GAATTTCCTGAACTCCCTGGTGGCCGAACTGCGCCGCCACAAGTTCGCCACGCCGCTGTTCGTGATGTCCATCCTCGCGATGATCATCCTGCCGCTGCCGCCGATCCTGCTGGACGTGCTGTTCACGTTCAATATCGTGCTGGCGCTGGTGGTGATCCTCGTGTCCGTGCAGGCCAAGCGCCCGCTGGACTTTTCCGTCTTCCCCACGGTGATCCTGGCCACCACGATGCTCAGGCTGACGCTGAACGTGGCGTCCACCCGCGTGGTGCTGCTGCACGGCCACGAAGGCACGCACGCCGCCGGCCGCGTGGTGGAGGCGTTCGGTAACGTCGTCATCGGCGGCAACTTCGTCGTCGGCCTGGTGGTGTTCGTGATCCTGATGATCATCAACTTCGCGGTGGTCACGAAGGGGGCGGAGCGCATCTCCGAAGTGTCGGCGCGCTTCACCCTCGATGCCTTGCCCGGCAAGCAGATGGCCATCGACGCCGACCTGAACGCAGGCCTGATCAATCAGGAAAAGGCCCAGGTGCGCCGCAAGGAAGTGGCGATGGAAGCCGACTTCTACGGCGCCATGGACGGCGCCTCGAAGTTCGTGCGCGGCGACGCGGTCGCCTCGATCCTGATCCTCATCATCAACCTGGTCGGCGGCGTGGCGATCGGCTCGATCATGCAGGGCATGAGCTTCGGCGACGCCTTCCGCCAGTATGCGCTGCTGACGATCGGCGACGGCCTCGTCGCGCAGATCCCGGCCCTGCTGCTGTCGGCGGCGGCGGCCATCATCGTCACCCGCGTGTCTGACGCGGGCGACTTCGAAGAGCAGGTCGGCACCCAGCTGCTGGCCAACCCGAGCGTGCTGTATTCGGCCGCCGGCCTGATGATCATCCTCGGCATCGTGCCCGGCATGCCGTGGCTGCCGTTCCTGTCGTTCGCCGGCGCGCTGGGCTACGTGGGCTGGCGCATGCAGCAGCGCGGCGTGGCGCCGCCCGATACTAGGCAGATCGAGGCCATCGAGGCCGTGCTGCGCGAGGACAAGACGCCGGAACTGGAGTGGCAAAGCCTGCCCGTGGTGCAGCCCCTGCAGGTGCTGCTGGGCTACAAACTCGTGGGCATGGTCGACAAGGCGCAGGGCGAGGTGCTCACCAAGCGCGTTCGCGGGGTGCGGCAAAGCCTGTCCGAGGCGATGGGCATGGTGCTGCCCAATATCGGCGTGCGCGACGACCTGGCGCTCAAGCCTTCCCAGTATTCGGTGGTGCTGGGCGGCGCCGTGATCGCCCAGGCCGAGGTGTTCCCGGACCGGCTGATGGCGATCCCGTCGCCGAACCTGTACGGCCAGATCGACGGCATACCCGGTGTCGAACCGGCCTACGGCATGCCGGTGGTGTGGATCGAGCCGGGCGACAAGGCGCAGGCGCTGGGACTGGGCTACCAGGTCGTGGAAGCGCCCAGCGCGATCGCCACGCACCTCTCCAAGCTGATCCGCGAATACCTGCCCGAACTGTTCCGGCACGACGACGTGGCGGCGTTGATGGAGCGCCTGAATGCACTGGCGCCGAAGTTGGGTTCCGCGCTGGACAAGTCGCTGTCCCACACGCAGCTGCTGCGCGTATTCCGCGTGCTGCTGGCCGAGAACGTGTCGCTGAAGGATATCGTGCCGATCGCGACCACCTTGCTCGACAGCGCCGAGACCACGAAGGACCCGATCCTGCTGGCGGCCGAAGTGCGCTGCGCGCTGCGGCGCCAGATCGTGTCGGCGCTGTTCGGCCAAAGGAAGGAATTGCTGGCATTTAACCTGGGCGGCGAACTGGAGAACATGCTGCTGGGTTCACTGAACCAGGCACGCCAGTCCGGGAAGGTGGTACTGGACAACTACCCGATCGACCCGCACCTGCTGGCCCAGCTGCAGGTGAACATGCCGGTAGCGCGCGAGCAGATGAAGCAGCAGGGCACGCCGCCATTGCTGCTCGTGCTGCCGCAGATCCGCCCGCTGCTGGCCCGCTACGCCCGGCTGTTCGCTCCGGGCCTGCACGTGCTGTCGTATAACGAAGTGCCGGAAAACCGCGAAGTCTCCATCATCGGCACTGTCGGATGA